In Geotalea uraniireducens, one genomic interval encodes:
- a CDS encoding DNA internalization-related competence protein ComEC/Rec2: MADKPFLLPLAGLVAGLILAHLFAVTSPPALVWCALAVTTVAAFQRGRALFLLAVAIFFFVWGLAALRPLVSPAIPIDHLLRFVSTQPVVVEGLIDRRPMLDGRGETLQLKVERLVSAGSVRKVSGDVLLKVAEGSGGFLTGDRVRFVARLKIPEVYGLPGEFDYPRYLAYRGISATAFLPRAAEVVLIRQAVAYPVQRFFDRTAQRLGKYIGECYPEEGRILRALLVGDRGGIPEETKEAYSLAGVSHILSISGFHVGVIALTVYGILFRLLVRCRWLACRLNLRRVALLATLPPVVFYLFVSGAAPATVRSVIMIVVCTVALFLERENDPLNSLVIAAFFILIWTPQLLFDISFQLSFIALWGILVLTPLLLTPFHGIDNRFLKGSLTVLMSSLAATVVTLLPVIYLFHRASLAGIISNFIVVPLLGYGAVVAGFAALVLIPLAPVMAYPFLVCAAWTVRAADYAVVTLSRIPVLPFHTVSPESLILFVVLLFAITFVNGRFRVVLGLLGAAGLVLLNWPLPAATAGALRITFLSVGQGEATLVTFPDGKHMLIDGGGTPRGDGNDVGKRFLAPALWRMGVTKLDYLVATHDHPDHIGGLGYVAAVFPVGEFWETGAPSESEQYQALKGILRQKRVPVRSITSECRPLTIGGCLIEPLAPLPGDNEGAERDKNNSSMVFRLTYGKSATLFTGDIGADTEERLLAVPEKLCCSVLKVAHHGSRHSTSPAFLAAAAPQVALISAGRGNSFGLPAGETLARLWQRRIEVYRTDLDQTIRIESDGCREVVKSFADGHFH, encoded by the coding sequence GTGGCTGATAAACCTTTTCTTCTCCCTTTGGCTGGGCTTGTGGCCGGCCTCATTCTCGCCCACCTGTTTGCTGTAACTTCTCCGCCAGCCCTTGTCTGGTGCGCATTGGCCGTTACCACGGTTGCTGCGTTCCAACGCGGCCGGGCCTTATTTCTCCTTGCCGTTGCGATCTTCTTTTTCGTCTGGGGTCTGGCCGCGCTCCGACCATTAGTCTCTCCTGCAATTCCAATTGATCACCTTCTTCGTTTTGTCTCTACTCAACCTGTCGTGGTGGAAGGGCTCATTGATCGCCGGCCGATGCTTGACGGCCGGGGAGAAACGCTGCAGCTGAAGGTGGAACGGCTTGTCAGTGCCGGTTCGGTCCGGAAGGTCAGCGGGGACGTGCTGTTAAAAGTGGCAGAGGGAAGCGGGGGCTTTCTTACCGGCGACCGGGTCAGATTCGTCGCCCGACTCAAGATTCCTGAAGTCTACGGCCTGCCGGGCGAATTTGATTATCCCCGTTATCTTGCCTATCGCGGAATCTCCGCTACAGCCTTTCTTCCTCGTGCTGCGGAGGTGGTGCTGATCAGGCAGGCGGTCGCGTACCCGGTCCAGCGGTTTTTCGATCGGACGGCACAGCGGCTCGGTAAGTACATCGGCGAATGCTATCCCGAGGAAGGCAGAATACTGCGGGCACTGCTAGTTGGCGATCGTGGCGGCATCCCGGAAGAAACCAAGGAGGCCTATTCGCTGGCGGGAGTCAGCCATATTCTCTCCATCTCCGGCTTCCATGTCGGTGTAATTGCCCTGACTGTCTACGGGATTCTCTTTCGGCTGCTTGTTCGATGCCGTTGGCTCGCCTGTCGCCTGAACCTGCGGCGCGTCGCCTTGCTGGCAACCCTGCCGCCCGTCGTTTTCTATCTGTTCGTGTCCGGGGCGGCTCCCGCAACCGTCCGCTCGGTGATCATGATTGTCGTCTGCACCGTAGCACTGTTTCTCGAACGGGAAAACGATCCGCTCAACAGCTTGGTGATTGCCGCATTCTTTATCCTGATTTGGACTCCGCAACTGCTTTTCGATATCTCATTTCAACTTTCATTCATTGCGTTATGGGGAATTCTTGTGTTGACGCCACTATTGCTGACACCATTCCACGGGATCGACAACCGCTTCCTAAAAGGAAGCTTGACTGTGTTGATGTCTTCCCTGGCAGCAACCGTAGTTACTCTCCTCCCGGTGATTTATCTGTTCCACCGTGCGTCGTTAGCGGGGATCATCAGCAACTTCATCGTTGTTCCGCTGCTCGGATACGGAGCGGTGGTTGCCGGCTTTGCCGCTCTCGTTCTTATTCCCCTTGCGCCGGTAATGGCATATCCTTTCCTGGTTTGCGCGGCCTGGACCGTCAGAGCCGCCGATTACGCAGTTGTCACTCTTTCCCGCATCCCTGTTCTGCCGTTCCATACCGTTTCGCCAGAGTCGCTGATATTGTTCGTGGTACTTTTATTTGCCATCACCTTTGTCAACGGCAGGTTCCGGGTCGTCTTGGGCCTTCTGGGGGCGGCCGGCCTGGTGCTGCTGAATTGGCCGCTTCCCGCGGCAACGGCTGGGGCATTGCGGATCACCTTTCTTAGTGTCGGTCAGGGCGAAGCGACGTTGGTCACGTTTCCCGACGGGAAACATATGCTTATCGATGGCGGCGGGACGCCGCGCGGCGACGGAAATGATGTCGGCAAGCGGTTTCTCGCCCCCGCCCTCTGGCGTATGGGAGTGACAAAGCTTGACTACCTTGTGGCGACCCACGACCATCCCGACCATATTGGTGGTCTCGGGTATGTTGCCGCGGTTTTTCCCGTTGGCGAGTTTTGGGAGACCGGTGCACCGTCAGAAAGTGAACAGTACCAAGCCCTGAAAGGTATCCTGCGGCAGAAACGGGTACCGGTTCGGAGTATTACTTCGGAATGCCGGCCGCTGACTATTGGTGGCTGTCTGATCGAGCCGCTCGCACCGTTGCCCGGTGACAACGAAGGGGCGGAGCGGGATAAGAATAATTCATCAATGGTGTTCCGGCTGACGTACGGCAAGAGTGCAACTCTCTTCACCGGCGATATCGGGGCTGACACCGAGGAACGGTTGTTGGCCGTTCCTGAAAAGCTGTGCTGCTCGGTTCTCAAGGTTGCGCATCACGGTAGCCGTCATTCAACGTCGCCGGCATTTCTTGCGGCGGCAGCACCACAGGTGGCGTTGATTTCAGCCGGCAGGGGGAATTCCTTCGGTTTACCGGCGGGGGAAACCCTTGCACGGTTATGGCAGCGAAGGATCGAAGTATATCGCACCGATCTGGATCAAACGATCCGGATTGAGAGTGACGGCTGCCGCGAGGTGGTCAAATCCTTCGCTGACGGGCATTTCCATTGA
- the hisS gene encoding histidine--tRNA ligase, with amino-acid sequence MITGIKGFNDILPVEVGVWQHIETTARRVFSRYGFSEIRIPILEKTELFARSIGDATDIVEKEMYSFVDKGENQVTMRPEGTASVMRAYIEHKLYALDSMAKLYYMGPMFRYERPQKGRYRQFHQIGAEVTGVNDPKIDAQVLTMLCHFFAELGLTEPRLQINSLGCPECRPRYREALKAFLKERLDRLCEDCQRRYETNPLRALDCKSAHCAEATADAPAMIDYLCAGCAEHFAATRGYLEQVGTEYSINSRMVRGLDYYTRTTFELVTGLLGAQSAVAAGGRYDGLIADLGGPAIPGIGFAMGVERVALLLKEREFVVSPDIYIAAMGEEAQSEAFRLMCALQRLGLAVEMDYDGKSLKSQMRRSDKLKARFTLIIGGDELAKRSAMLKAMESGHQEEVNLVPAAIALIVAR; translated from the coding sequence ATGATAACCGGTATTAAAGGGTTTAACGATATCCTCCCCGTTGAAGTCGGCGTATGGCAACACATCGAGACGACCGCCCGGCGCGTGTTCAGTCGCTATGGTTTTTCGGAAATTCGGATTCCGATCCTTGAAAAGACCGAACTTTTTGCCCGGTCGATCGGGGACGCCACCGATATCGTCGAAAAGGAGATGTATTCTTTTGTCGATAAAGGCGAAAATCAGGTCACCATGCGCCCGGAAGGAACGGCCAGCGTCATGCGGGCATACATCGAACACAAATTGTATGCCCTTGATTCGATGGCTAAGCTCTATTACATGGGGCCGATGTTTCGCTACGAACGTCCGCAGAAGGGGCGTTATCGGCAATTCCACCAGATCGGTGCGGAAGTCACCGGGGTAAACGATCCAAAGATCGATGCGCAGGTACTCACCATGCTCTGCCATTTCTTTGCGGAGCTCGGATTAACGGAACCACGCCTGCAGATCAATTCGCTGGGCTGTCCGGAATGCCGCCCGCGGTATCGCGAGGCGCTGAAAGCTTTTCTCAAGGAGCGGCTCGACCGGTTGTGCGAAGATTGCCAGCGACGTTATGAAACCAACCCCTTGCGGGCTCTCGACTGCAAATCGGCCCATTGCGCGGAGGCTACGGCCGATGCCCCGGCAATGATCGATTATCTGTGTGCCGGGTGCGCTGAGCATTTTGCCGCCACTCGCGGCTATCTGGAGCAGGTGGGGACCGAATACAGTATCAATAGCCGGATGGTGCGAGGCCTTGATTATTATACCCGCACCACGTTCGAACTCGTTACGGGGCTGCTTGGTGCACAGAGCGCCGTTGCTGCCGGCGGCCGTTATGATGGGCTCATTGCCGACCTGGGGGGGCCGGCTATCCCGGGAATCGGCTTTGCCATGGGGGTCGAACGGGTCGCATTGCTGTTGAAGGAGCGGGAATTCGTTGTCAGCCCTGATATCTATATTGCCGCCATGGGCGAAGAGGCCCAAAGCGAAGCCTTTCGATTGATGTGTGCATTGCAGCGTCTCGGATTGGCCGTTGAAATGGACTATGATGGGAAGAGTCTCAAAAGTCAGATGCGTCGTTCTGATAAATTGAAAGCTCGCTTTACTTTGATCATCGGCGGCGACGAACTGGCCAAACGAAGTGCAATGCTGAAGGCGATGGAGTCGGGGCACCAGGAGGAGGTAAACCTCGTACCGGCCGCGATTGCTTTGATTGTTGCCCGTTAG
- the acnB gene encoding bifunctional aconitate hydratase 2/2-methylisocitrate dehydratase translates to MIEAYLMHEAERKAQGIPAKPLDPEQTAELCKLLESPPAGKEEFLLGLLKDRVSPGVDPAAEVKAAFLGKILNGEASSPLINRKQAVQILGTMLGGYNVTPLVDALKDGELADEAAKALSGITLVYDAFDQVLELSKTNAAAKKVMDSWAQAEWFTSRPGVPETIKVKAFKVDGEINTDDFSPAGDAWSRPDIPLHALAMGKTRFPGGLDTIAQFRKDGYQVAFIGDVVGTGSSRKSACNSVLWHIGDEIPAVPNKKRGGVIIGGVIAPIFFNTAQDSGALPLKADVTKIKTGDVIVIDTVKGEIKTEGGEVISTFKISPNTLADEYRAGGRIPLIIGRSLTDKARKALGMGPTDVFTLPVNPQSKAGQGYSLAQKMVGKACGVEGVLPGTACEPKMTTVGSQDTTGPMTSDELKELACLKFQAPMFMQSFCHTAAYPKPADVKMHKTLPAFIAERGGVALRPGDGVIHSWLNRLLLPDTVGTGGDSHTRFPIGISFPAGSGLVAFAGALGFMPLDMPESVLVRFKGKLNPGITLRDVVNAIPFWAIKQGLLTVPKKNKVNVFNGRILEMEGLPDLSVEQAFELTDAAAERSAAAGCIQLSKESVATYLRSNVALMRKMIAEGYQHADTLRQRIADVEAWLKNPQLLEADKNAEYAAVIEIDLAEITEPILACPNDPDDVKLLSDVAGTSIQDVFLGSCMTNIGHFRAAAEIWRGRKFNPAVRTWICPPTRMDQAQLKDEALFSVYSAVGARIEIAGCSLCMGNQARVPDKSNVFSTSTRNFDDRMGDGAQVFLGSAELGAVISNIGKIPTPDEYLAVFKEKIEPKREQIYKYLQFDEMDGYK, encoded by the coding sequence ATGATTGAAGCGTATCTCATGCATGAAGCCGAACGCAAGGCCCAGGGGATTCCCGCCAAACCGCTTGATCCGGAGCAGACTGCCGAACTGTGCAAGCTCCTGGAAAGTCCGCCGGCCGGCAAGGAAGAATTCCTGCTCGGTTTGTTGAAAGATCGGGTTTCTCCCGGCGTTGATCCGGCTGCCGAAGTTAAAGCCGCTTTTCTGGGCAAAATCCTTAATGGTGAGGCTTCCTCGCCGCTGATCAATCGTAAACAAGCGGTGCAGATTCTCGGCACCATGCTGGGTGGCTACAATGTGACTCCGCTTGTCGATGCTCTGAAAGATGGCGAGCTTGCCGATGAAGCTGCCAAGGCATTGAGCGGCATCACTCTTGTCTATGATGCTTTTGACCAGGTGCTCGAACTGTCGAAAACGAATGCTGCTGCTAAGAAGGTCATGGATTCGTGGGCGCAGGCCGAATGGTTCACCTCGCGGCCGGGGGTTCCCGAGACGATCAAGGTGAAAGCATTCAAGGTTGATGGTGAAATCAATACCGACGATTTCTCTCCCGCTGGCGATGCCTGGAGCCGGCCGGACATCCCGCTGCACGCCCTGGCAATGGGTAAGACCCGCTTTCCCGGCGGTCTCGATACCATTGCCCAGTTCCGTAAGGACGGTTACCAGGTCGCCTTTATCGGCGATGTCGTCGGTACCGGTTCGTCGCGCAAGTCGGCCTGCAACAGTGTCCTTTGGCATATTGGCGACGAAATTCCCGCCGTGCCGAACAAAAAACGCGGCGGCGTGATTATCGGCGGCGTCATCGCCCCGATCTTCTTCAATACCGCTCAGGACTCCGGCGCGCTGCCGCTGAAAGCCGACGTGACCAAGATCAAAACCGGTGACGTGATCGTTATAGATACGGTCAAAGGCGAGATCAAGACCGAAGGTGGCGAGGTGATCTCGACCTTCAAGATTTCTCCGAACACCCTGGCCGACGAATATCGCGCTGGCGGCCGTATTCCCCTGATTATCGGCCGTTCGCTGACCGACAAGGCCCGCAAGGCGCTGGGTATGGGTCCCACCGACGTCTTCACTCTTCCGGTCAATCCGCAGTCGAAGGCGGGGCAGGGCTATTCGCTGGCCCAGAAGATGGTCGGTAAGGCCTGCGGTGTGGAAGGTGTTCTGCCCGGTACGGCTTGCGAGCCGAAGATGACGACTGTCGGTTCTCAGGATACCACTGGTCCGATGACTTCCGACGAGCTGAAGGAACTTGCCTGCCTTAAGTTCCAGGCTCCGATGTTCATGCAGTCATTCTGTCATACTGCTGCTTATCCGAAGCCGGCTGACGTGAAAATGCACAAGACTCTTCCGGCCTTTATCGCCGAACGTGGCGGCGTTGCCCTGCGTCCCGGCGATGGCGTTATCCATTCCTGGTTGAATCGGCTGCTTCTCCCTGACACGGTCGGCACCGGCGGTGACTCCCATACCCGCTTCCCGATCGGGATTTCGTTCCCGGCCGGCTCGGGTCTGGTAGCGTTTGCCGGGGCGCTCGGCTTTATGCCTCTTGACATGCCGGAGTCGGTCCTTGTTCGCTTCAAAGGGAAGCTGAACCCCGGCATTACCCTGCGCGATGTTGTCAATGCCATTCCTTTCTGGGCGATTAAACAGGGGCTGTTGACGGTGCCCAAGAAGAACAAGGTCAACGTCTTCAATGGCAGGATTCTGGAAATGGAAGGGCTTCCCGATCTGTCGGTTGAGCAGGCGTTCGAACTGACCGACGCCGCTGCCGAACGGAGTGCGGCGGCCGGTTGTATTCAGCTCTCGAAGGAGAGCGTGGCCACCTACCTCCGCTCCAATGTTGCCCTGATGCGGAAGATGATCGCCGAGGGATATCAGCATGCTGACACGCTGCGGCAGCGGATCGCTGATGTCGAGGCGTGGCTGAAGAATCCTCAACTGCTTGAGGCTGACAAGAACGCCGAGTACGCTGCAGTCATCGAGATCGATCTGGCCGAGATTACCGAACCGATTCTTGCCTGCCCCAACGATCCTGACGATGTGAAGCTGCTTTCCGACGTAGCCGGAACGTCGATCCAGGACGTGTTCCTCGGTTCTTGCATGACCAATATCGGTCATTTCCGGGCCGCTGCCGAGATCTGGCGTGGCCGGAAATTTAATCCTGCCGTCCGGACGTGGATTTGCCCGCCGACGCGGATGGATCAGGCCCAGCTCAAGGACGAAGCGCTGTTTTCGGTGTACAGTGCCGTTGGTGCTCGCATTGAGATTGCTGGCTGTTCGCTCTGCATGGGTAACCAAGCCCGCGTTCCCGACAAATCGAACGTCTTCTCGACCTCAACCCGCAATTTCGACGATCGGATGGGGGATGGCGCCCAGGTATTCCTCGGCTCGGCCGAACTGGGAGCGGTGATCAGCAACATCGGTAAAATCCCGACTCCAGACGAGTACCTCGCCGTGTTCAAGGAGAAGATCGAGCCGAAGCGGGAGCAGATCTACAAATATCTGCAATTCGACGAGATGGATGGTTATAAGTAA
- a CDS encoding sensor domain-containing diguanylate cyclase: MNPPLRVLVIEDSEDDCFLLVRALKRDYEITHERVDTADSMRHALLEKTWDIVLSDYFMPQFDAVRALAILQEMGLDLPFIIVSGKIGELEAVKVMKAGAHDYIMKSDLARLIPAIRRELREASVREQRRTAERELREQLHFRQALIDAIPAPIFFKNVEGIFLGCNKAFETFSGLSQEEVVGKSVRNFVPSLLAERLTAADDELFSCGGTKIYESSIAFSDGIVHDVILYMATFNDMDEKLAGLIGTIVDITERKQAEEKLRYMSTHDPLTGLYNRAYFQEELERLEQGRQFPVSIVVADIDRLKYVNDNLGHAAGDELIIKAALTLRGAFRAEDVVARIGGDEFAVLLPSAGAEVVEEALRRVANKIASQTADDHRPVLKMSFGAATAAKGDRLEETLKLSDKRMYQNKFMKTHPLAKD; the protein is encoded by the coding sequence TTGAATCCGCCACTGCGTGTGCTTGTCATCGAAGATTCGGAGGATGACTGCTTCCTCCTCGTCCGAGCACTGAAACGTGATTACGAGATTACCCATGAGCGGGTCGACACCGCTGACTCCATGCGGCATGCCTTACTGGAGAAAACATGGGACATCGTTCTGTCCGACTATTTCATGCCGCAGTTCGATGCCGTAAGGGCACTGGCAATCCTCCAGGAAATGGGACTCGATCTCCCGTTCATAATCGTTTCAGGTAAAATTGGCGAACTTGAGGCAGTTAAAGTCATGAAGGCAGGTGCTCATGACTATATCATGAAGAGCGATCTTGCCCGACTGATCCCCGCGATCCGCCGTGAGTTGCGTGAAGCATCCGTGCGTGAGCAGCGCAGAACTGCCGAACGAGAGTTGCGAGAACAGCTCCACTTTCGTCAGGCTCTCATCGATGCCATTCCGGCGCCGATCTTTTTCAAGAATGTTGAAGGGATATTTCTCGGCTGCAACAAAGCCTTCGAAACGTTTTCAGGCCTTTCCCAGGAAGAAGTTGTCGGCAAATCGGTACGCAACTTCGTCCCCTCCCTTCTTGCCGAACGTCTGACAGCTGCCGATGATGAATTGTTCAGTTGCGGGGGGACGAAAATTTACGAAAGCTCCATCGCCTTTTCGGATGGTATCGTCCACGACGTCATCCTTTACATGGCAACCTTCAACGATATGGACGAAAAGCTCGCCGGCCTGATCGGCACCATTGTCGATATCACTGAGCGGAAGCAGGCGGAGGAGAAGCTGCGTTACATGAGCACCCATGATCCGCTCACCGGCCTTTACAATAGGGCCTATTTCCAGGAGGAATTGGAAAGGCTGGAACAAGGTAGGCAGTTTCCCGTCAGCATTGTCGTGGCGGATATCGACCGATTGAAATATGTGAACGACAACCTCGGCCATGCAGCTGGCGACGAATTGATCATCAAGGCTGCCCTCACCCTTAGAGGGGCTTTCCGCGCTGAAGACGTCGTTGCCAGAATCGGCGGCGACGAATTTGCCGTCCTCCTTCCTTCGGCCGGCGCCGAAGTCGTAGAAGAGGCGCTCAGAAGGGTTGCCAACAAGATCGCTTCTCAGACTGCCGACGATCACCGCCCTGTCCTGAAAATGTCCTTTGGCGCAGCAACCGCCGCCAAGGGTGACCGTCTTGAGGAAACGCTCAAGCTTTCCGACAAGAGAATGTACCAAAACAAGTTCATGAAAACCCACCCCTTGGCCAAGGATTAA
- a CDS encoding diguanylate cyclase, with protein sequence MERILVVEDDRFFRQMYADLLMEEGYEVDTVASGVEALDLLENNDYQLVITDLVMPGMSGIEVLSRVKQRFPTVDVIIVTGHANLESAIFALKNGARDYILKPFNHEEFKHTVALCFEQRRLINENSELRELLNLFQIGQNIANCIEIDRLTAVIVDALAAEVGVARAIGVFRDKNEVFGLCEWRGVAPAAAEQLAAVVLGIIGDATPDVASTIRRLGADQLAGVTELEDQGGCGGLLLVLWSKNILYGAVLLLGDPAAAAFLTYKQRSLQFLLEQSTLALENAARYSIAKDMLYVDELTGLFNYRYLDVSLDRETKRADRFGSAVSMIFIDIDFFKKVNDTHGHLVGSRVLHETGQLLKKSVREVDIVIRYGGDEFSIILVETGERGAATVAERIRRSIENHVFLAGDGLDIRLTASLGYACYPDDTQSKMELLELADRAMYRGKEEGKNCIFRATAIR encoded by the coding sequence ATGGAACGGATTCTCGTCGTTGAAGATGATCGTTTTTTCCGTCAGATGTATGCCGATCTGCTGATGGAAGAAGGATATGAGGTTGATACCGTCGCGTCCGGCGTCGAAGCCCTCGATCTTCTGGAAAACAATGATTACCAACTGGTGATTACCGATCTGGTGATGCCGGGCATGAGCGGCATCGAGGTCCTGTCCCGGGTGAAACAGCGCTTTCCCACTGTTGACGTGATCATCGTTACCGGCCATGCCAATCTCGAATCGGCGATCTTTGCCCTGAAGAACGGCGCCCGCGATTATATCCTTAAACCGTTCAATCACGAAGAATTCAAACATACGGTGGCGCTCTGCTTCGAACAGCGCCGGCTGATCAATGAAAACTCCGAGTTGCGGGAGTTGCTCAACCTGTTTCAGATCGGTCAGAACATTGCCAACTGTATTGAAATTGACCGTCTCACCGCCGTTATTGTCGATGCCCTGGCTGCCGAAGTCGGCGTTGCCAGGGCAATCGGCGTTTTTCGGGACAAGAACGAAGTGTTCGGCTTGTGCGAATGGCGCGGGGTGGCGCCGGCGGCCGCTGAACAGCTTGCTGCCGTAGTATTGGGAATCATCGGCGATGCGACGCCGGACGTTGCCTCGACCATTCGGCGCCTTGGCGCCGACCAGCTTGCCGGGGTCACAGAGCTCGAAGACCAGGGGGGCTGCGGTGGATTGCTCCTGGTTCTCTGGTCGAAGAACATTCTCTACGGTGCGGTGCTGTTGCTGGGAGATCCGGCGGCAGCGGCGTTTCTGACCTACAAACAGCGAAGTCTCCAGTTCCTTCTCGAACAATCGACCTTGGCTTTGGAGAATGCCGCCCGTTATTCGATTGCCAAGGATATGCTCTACGTCGATGAGCTGACCGGTCTGTTTAATTACCGTTATCTGGATGTTTCTCTCGACCGGGAAACCAAACGGGCGGATCGTTTCGGTTCCGCCGTTTCGATGATCTTCATCGATATCGATTTTTTCAAGAAGGTCAACGATACGCACGGCCATCTGGTCGGCAGCCGGGTATTGCATGAAACCGGGCAACTGCTGAAGAAATCGGTTCGCGAGGTCGATATTGTTATTCGCTACGGCGGTGACGAATTTTCGATCATTCTCGTGGAAACGGGGGAGCGGGGGGCAGCAACGGTCGCGGAGAGAATTCGCCGTTCGATCGAGAACCATGTCTTTCTTGCCGGCGATGGTCTGGATATCCGGCTGACCGCCAGCCTCGGCTATGCCTGCTATCCCGATGACACCCAGTCGAAAATGGAGCTTCTCGAACTGGCCGATCGGGCGATGTATCGGGGAAAAGAAGAGGGGAAAAACTGTATTTTTCGGGCTACCGCTATTCGGTAG